DNA from Plasmodium yoelii strain 17X genome assembly, chromosome: 13:
ATAGAACTTCTAACATCTAATTTTTGTGCCTTAGTAAATCTAGGAACTTCGTCAATAgctatatatgtaatattacTCTTTTTCGTCTTATcatcttcattattttctacGGCTTGTTTTAAAAGGTCTTGATTAATACTTGGCCATAAATAACTAATCAATGTAGTGTTGctttctattttatttataaatttctcGCTTGGTGGATCaacttttaatataatattacttTTGGAAAAAATGGATTCGCGTGAAACAATTTCAGCAccgtatttaatatattcctCATCTtgtatttgtattttttctcCTATGTTTTTTTCGGCCAAAATTCTAAAACCCATTTTTCTTAGCTTTGGAATAAAATGTGGGATAATAGGAACTATCGATAGATTAACTTCTgatttttgaattttattatgtatatcatTCGACCATGCTTGATTTTCATCCCCTTCCGCATTTTTGATTTGTTCTTCATTACTTTCATCCAATACACCTCTGCTTACATATAAATCGTCATTTTCATCCCTTACCAATCCTATTATTTTTCTAGGTTTTGGATATTCTTCTTCCATTAAAATTTCaaaatcataattattttcgtTATTGTCCGAAATGGAATACAAAGAACTTGTTTCTTTATTGTCTTCATTTATTATAGAATCTTTGATCATAGAAAAATCAGATTGCCCATAACCCATATAATCATTTAGTATCGTCAAAAGTTGATTAGTTGAATGTTTAGCGTCTCCAAAAAGCATATGTGtgtttgaaaaataaaataatgggTTGTCAATAGCAGAATATCCTGTACTTAAACTTCTTTTTAGtataataacttttttaGATTTCCAAACTTCAATCACTGGCATTCCATAAATTTTACTTTTAGGATCTAAGGAAGATGGATTGATAATATCATTAGCTCCAACAACTAAAACTAAATCAACATTTGATATTTTTGAATTAATTTCATTCATTTCTTTAACAACATTATATGGTATATTAGCCTCGGCTAAAAGTACGTTCAAGTGTCCTGGCATTCTTCCAGCAACTGGATGTATAGCAAAATTAACTTGGATATTTCTAGATTTTAAAATAGTGTACATTTGGGCTAATTCTCTTTGGCATTTACTTGTAGCTGTGCCATATCCTGGTACAATAACTATGTTTTTAGCATTGATCAAACTTTCAGCAACATATTTATGTGTTGTCGAATTCACtaatttagttttttttttttcgtcatGATTATCCTTGTTTTGAATAAATTCGCTGTTAATATCTCCTTCTTTTTGATCATAGTTTACCTCATAATTATCCCATCCAcctaatataatattaaatatatctcTGTTCATTCCTACACACAtaatataagataaaattgCTCCAGATGAACCAATTAACGATCctgatattattaataaattattatgtaataaaaaacCACTTATTACTGTAGAAAAACCCGAATATGAATTTAATACACTTATGAGAACAGGCATATCTGCTGCACCTACAGATGCTACTAAATGGAAACCAAGAAATAAGTCtacaaataatgaaatatataaacaaatagtttttaaataaaaagattttatatttataaaataatatcccaatattataataataacaatattaacaatatttatcaacttttttatttttaattgtaaTGACTTGCTATCAATGATTCCACTTAATTTTCCAGATGCAACTAATGAaccaataaatataattgcgCCAATAAATGTTCCTAAATATATCTCCACTAAATATATTGTGTTCATTTCATAATTCTCAAAAAATTCTGAATGAAATTTTGAAAATCCAACTAATAAAGCAGCTAGCCCAACAAAACTATGAAACAATGCAACTAACTGAGGCAAATGGACCATACTAACGTTATGCGCAATATATAACCCTATTAATGTAGCTATGGTAactatcaaaaaaaataattcatatcTAAATCCAAATCCAACTTGACTAAATGTTACTAGTATTGCAGATAATACACCAATAAACCCTAATACATTCCCTCGTTTTGATGTTTTGTGATCATTTAATCCAGTTaaacataatataaaacatatagacgaaaacaaataaatagaATTTAATAATGATGGTATAAATGAATAAGACGGAGCTtctattttatcattattcaATAGAATGGTGTGTTCTTGTGttctatcattttttttataattataatctATATTGTTCTCAGATGGGAAATTAATTATTGGTAGCTTTATCTGAAAACTGTTCTCTCTCTTATTATTGTTTCTTTCGTTTATTTGTTCATAGTTGTTGTTTAGATTATTTCTCAAATTTAATCTACAATGGTTATGTCCAATCAGATGCAAAAACAAAACAATTAACCCAATGAGTTTTATCATCCTTTATCCTgtttatcaatgtatattttGAAGCGGTcgcaaaaaaattatatatctatTACGTGATTATACGCCAATTAATTTAGTATCTCTTATAAGAGTATTCCAAATTTATGTAAGATGCATAAACAATGAGTATGAAtacaaacaaatatatataacaaaaatttacaaataaaaaacaaaaaaattaaataaaaagttGTAAATTATATTCTGTAAGAAAAGATGTTTTCTTGCTAGCCAaacatttataataatttttttttcataattctATGAAAACAAGAATATGATAAAATCATAATTCAAAATAGAAATAAactaaaatacaaaatataatgataattttaataaatttttatgacattcatatatttataaaatcacAAATTTGTTTTGGTAGATTTTTATGTGGttaacttcatataaaatttgcTCGATATCTAGACATATTATACaatgattaaatatattcattaaaacaaataaataatatcatgttatatatttttctttatgtCTTTCTATTTTTGTATGTATGTACACGTCATTTTTATATGTCTACTAAACAAGGGAAATTAGGAGGAATTATTTGTTCCCTCACccttcaaaaaaaaattaatatgataaataaaataacaaattaaCGAAATAGACAAATAAGTAAAACGctcaagaaaaaaaacaagaaaaaatatatagtctTATAACAAATCAATCAAAATGAAATAGCGccataaacaaaaaaaaaacatataaataataagttatttttcatatataataaacccAATATATTCACAAATTATTCCAAAAAAGGAGAAATGTGGATTTTTTGTATCCTTTTTACATTCATAAGGTGTTTAATTATGTGCAGCGATCAATAGCCTTTTCAAGAGctaaatttgataaaaaaaattgtatatatcaatatatagaaatatatatatattggaaCATAAAATTGCtaaggaaaaaaaacaaataattcaTATGAACGGAATTTTCATAATACTTCATTATTCTTTACAAAATATTTCTTGAGAGATGAACTACaatttgataatttttgaattatatagTAATCTCgatcttctttttttattttgttccaTTCATAAGATGGAATGTTTATAACTTTccatccattttttttaagtaagAAGTTCTTAAAATATGTCGTTCCACATTGCAAATATTtcctaaaataaaaaaatatgtgtaaaattgtgaaaataattataaaataggGAATGTATagacaataaaataatgttaatatAAGCTTGCTTTAATTATTGAGCAAAgcattaataatttttagtttatttttcgttatatacatatgcataactaacttattatcatttattgaAGTATTCACATGGAGATCACTCAAGTCTAATAAATGATGCGAGGGACCGTCAATTTCTATAgctattttttctttacatTCTTtaagtattattattatatctattattaaaagatctttagttatatattcatttgtaTATTTAACATTAAACTCGTCTAAAATTTTAGATATTTGTACATGGAAAGTTGAtaaattatctttatttaaaccgttttttatatattttttttttaatatatgtgtAATTTGATCTATAAAGTTAAGGAAGTTCTTCGAAAGTTTCAAGTGTGAATAAGAATATTTTAATCGTAACCATAAGGTAAAAACCATATGAAGGTACATAGgattttgttcatatatttttatttcattccaattatatatattaataaaatttattgtaTCATCATTTATCAAATTTACAATAGAAACTCCCCATAAATATCTTgctaataataaaaatgaaagctctctatatttatgtaaaatttttatttcattaaaaatataatcataaatttttttcaaaaacatTTCATCCTTTTTAGTATAGCGCAATTGTGCAGGGTTTGATACATTACTGATGCCTTTGCATTTGCTTATTTCCATGTTATCATAATTTGTATCAAAATGTTTACAACTATTTTCCGCTTTTGAGGCGAACATATCTACATTTCcttttatatttgtgtatGCATCAAAATTGGCTATTTCTATATCGGCATTATGGAAATAAGTAAAGGCATAAGCCCAGGCCATGGTAGCATACAATTCAGTAATTACGTTTAATTTAATGTTTGGTCTTTTTTCTTCGGATGttgtaaaataattattaatggTTATATTTACGATAGTGGACTTTccaatattataaaataattttttattatatactctTGATTTTATAAAGTacaaaaaaaacgaaataaaa
Protein-coding regions in this window:
- a CDS encoding NAD(P) transhydrogenase subunit beta, which produces MIKLIGLIVLFLHLIGHNHCRLNLRNNLNNNYEQINERNNNKRENSFQIKLPIINFPSENNIDYNYKKNDRTQEHTILLNNDKIEAPSYSFIPSLLNSIYLFSSICFILCLTGLNDHKTSKRGNVLGFIGVLSAILVTFSQVGFGFRYELFFLIVTIATLIGLYIAHNVSMVHLPQLVALFHSFVGLAALLVGFSKFHSEFFENYEMNTIYLVEIYLGTFIGAIIFIGSLVASGKLSGIIDSKSLQLKIKKLINIVNIVIIIILGYYFINIKSFYLKTICLYISLFVDLFLGFHLVASVGAADMPVLISVLNSYSGFSTVISGFLLHNNLLIISGSLIGSSGAILSYIMCVGMNRDIFNIILGGWDNYEVNYDQKEGDINSEFIQNKDNHDEKKKTKLVNSTTHKYVAESLINAKNIVIVPGYGTATSKCQRELAQMYTILKSRNIQVNFAIHPVAGRMPGHLNVLLAEANIPYNVVKEMNEINSKISNVDLVLVVGANDIINPSSLDPKSKIYGMPVIEVWKSKKVIILKRSLSTGYSAIDNPLFYFSNTHMLFGDAKHSTNQLLTILNDYMGYGQSDFSMIKDSIINEDNKETSSLYSISDNNENNYDFEILMEEEYPKPRKIIGLVRDENDDLYVSRGVLDESNEEQIKNAEGDENQAWSNDIHNKIQKSEVNLSIVPIIPHFIPKLRKMGFRILAEKNIGEKIQIQDEEYIKYGAEIVSRESIFSKSNIILKVDPPSEKFINKIESNTTLISYLWPSINQDLLKQAVENNEDDKTKKSNITYIAIDEVPRFTKAQKLDVRSSMSNLQGYRAVVEAFFTLPRFSKYSITAAGKINPARVFVIGAGVAGLQSIITAKSMGSIVYAYDPRYTSEEEVKSCGGIFIKNPIKICEENNIQDEEYIKMQNILFKKIIKKCDVLICSASILGKTSPKLVSTEMIKLMKRGSVAVDLSTEFGDKKNNWGGNIECSVSNKNVIINGVHVLGRDKIERNMPLQASELFSMNMINLLEEMGGGLQFNVDMNNDIIKELVVIKDGNILYSPNKIIEDLTKSDSVFIKEKKEDIESYSKNTIIYPTGTRLIETFIESDFYFYMSLLFVILIAFLIGTMFSQSDLHHLFLFVLSIIVGYFCVWSIAPSLHTPLMSVTNALSGIIIIGSMIEYGNGFKSLSSILSMIATFLSAVNLSGGFYVTKRMLDMFVK